One window of the Salvia miltiorrhiza cultivar Shanhuang (shh) chromosome 6, IMPLAD_Smil_shh, whole genome shotgun sequence genome contains the following:
- the LOC130987940 gene encoding uncharacterized protein LOC130987940 isoform X1 → MDAEYHKLKAIPSFKYSDTDDIPRFQKLRTVSSFKHVIDAAGTSPALSRQGSETDETPARFHKLRTVPSFKHVIDAAGTPPPISREGSETDEIPPRFQKLRTVSSFKHVMEAAAISREGSETDEIPIRYQKLRAIPSFKHVMEAAAMSREGSETDGGELPRYTSLKDVMSSLSPSGNADIAIRNELVKHAASAYVLSATIINPGQRDGQNSRMKMCCLSCWHIHVGLPLQALCWPIVHFVYQIVRRVRNALRLMGRMLERTLKKGHKLVPPTLEGGKALSEGQMSERRTHWLGADVVPLLGVEI, encoded by the exons ATGGACGCAGAATATCACAAGCTGAAGGCCATCCCCTCCTTCAAATACTCGGACACCGACGACATCCCGAGGTTCCAGAAGCTTCGCACCGTCTCCTCCTTCAAGCACGTGATCGATGCGGCGGGGACTTCGCCGGCGCTCAGCCGTCAGGGATCGGAGACCGACGAGACCCCCGCGAGGTTTCACAAGCTGCGCACCGTCCCCTCCTTCAAGCACGTGATCGATGCGGCGGGGACGCCGCCGCCGATCAGCCGGGAAGGATCGGAGACCGACGAGATCCCCCCGAGGTTCCAGAAGCTTCGCACCGTGTCCTCGTTCAAGCACGtgatggaggcggcggcgatcaGCCGCGAGGGATCGGAGACCGACGAGATCCCGATCCGGTATCAGAAGCTGCGCGCGATCCCGTCGTTCAAGCACGtgatggaggcggcggcgatgaGCCGCGAGGGATCGGAGACCGACGGCGGCGAGCTGCCGCGATACACGAGCCTGAAGGACGTGATGTCGAGCCTGTCGCCGAGCGGAAACGCGGACATCGCGATCCGGAACGAGCTGGTGAAGCACGCGGCGTCGGCGTACGTGCTGTCGGCGACGATCATCAACCCGGGGCAGCGCGACGGCCAGAATTCGAGGATGAAGATGTGCTGCCTGTCGTGCTGGCACATCCACGTCGGATTGCCGTTGCAGGCGCTGTGTTGGCCCATCGTTCATTTTGTTTATCAAATTGTGCGTAGGGTTAGGAACGCTTTGAG ACTCATGGGGCGGATGCTTGAGCGCACTCTGAAGAAAGGGCACAAATTGGTTCCACCTACCTTAGAAGGAGGGAAGGCATTAAGCGAGGGACAGATGTCCGAGAGGCGGACACACTGGTTGGGAGCTGATGTCGTTCCCCTACTTGGAGTGGAAATATGa
- the LOC130987940 gene encoding uncharacterized protein LOC130987940 isoform X2: MDAEYHKLKAIPSFKYSDTDDIPRFQKLRTVSSFKHVIDAAGTSPALSRQGSETDETPARFHKLRTVPSFKHVIDAAGTPPPISREGSETDEIPPRFQKLRTVSSFKHVMEAAAISREGSETDEIPIRYQKLRAIPSFKHVMEAAAMSREGSETDGGELPRYTSLKDVMSSLSPSGNADIAIRNELVKHAASAYVLSATIINPGQRDGQNSRMKMCCLSCWHIHVGLPLQALCWPIVHFVYQIVRRVRNALSLSLSLSNRRR; this comes from the exons ATGGACGCAGAATATCACAAGCTGAAGGCCATCCCCTCCTTCAAATACTCGGACACCGACGACATCCCGAGGTTCCAGAAGCTTCGCACCGTCTCCTCCTTCAAGCACGTGATCGATGCGGCGGGGACTTCGCCGGCGCTCAGCCGTCAGGGATCGGAGACCGACGAGACCCCCGCGAGGTTTCACAAGCTGCGCACCGTCCCCTCCTTCAAGCACGTGATCGATGCGGCGGGGACGCCGCCGCCGATCAGCCGGGAAGGATCGGAGACCGACGAGATCCCCCCGAGGTTCCAGAAGCTTCGCACCGTGTCCTCGTTCAAGCACGtgatggaggcggcggcgatcaGCCGCGAGGGATCGGAGACCGACGAGATCCCGATCCGGTATCAGAAGCTGCGCGCGATCCCGTCGTTCAAGCACGtgatggaggcggcggcgatgaGCCGCGAGGGATCGGAGACCGACGGCGGCGAGCTGCCGCGATACACGAGCCTGAAGGACGTGATGTCGAGCCTGTCGCCGAGCGGAAACGCGGACATCGCGATCCGGAACGAGCTGGTGAAGCACGCGGCGTCGGCGTACGTGCTGTCGGCGACGATCATCAACCCGGGGCAGCGCGACGGCCAGAATTCGAGGATGAAGATGTGCTGCCTGTCGTGCTGGCACATCCACGTCGGATTGCCGTTGCAGGCGCTGTGTTGGCCCATCGTTCATTTTGTTTATCAAATTGTGCGTAGGGTTAGGAACGCTTTGAG tctctctctctcgctcagcAACCGTCGCAGGTAA
- the LOC130987940 gene encoding uncharacterized protein LOC130987940 isoform X3 translates to MDAEYHKLKAIPSFKYSDTDDIPRFQKLRTVSSFKHVIDAAGTSPALSRQGSETDETPARFHKLRTVPSFKHVIDAAGTPPPISREGSETDEIPPRFQKLRTVSSFKHVMEAAAISREGSETDEIPIRYQKLRAIPSFKHVMEAAAMSREGSETDGGELPRYTSLKDVMSSLSPSGNADIAIRNELVKHAASAYVLSATIINPGQRDGQNSRMKMCCLSCWHIHVGLPLQALCWPIVHFVYQIVRRVRNALRPMK, encoded by the exons ATGGACGCAGAATATCACAAGCTGAAGGCCATCCCCTCCTTCAAATACTCGGACACCGACGACATCCCGAGGTTCCAGAAGCTTCGCACCGTCTCCTCCTTCAAGCACGTGATCGATGCGGCGGGGACTTCGCCGGCGCTCAGCCGTCAGGGATCGGAGACCGACGAGACCCCCGCGAGGTTTCACAAGCTGCGCACCGTCCCCTCCTTCAAGCACGTGATCGATGCGGCGGGGACGCCGCCGCCGATCAGCCGGGAAGGATCGGAGACCGACGAGATCCCCCCGAGGTTCCAGAAGCTTCGCACCGTGTCCTCGTTCAAGCACGtgatggaggcggcggcgatcaGCCGCGAGGGATCGGAGACCGACGAGATCCCGATCCGGTATCAGAAGCTGCGCGCGATCCCGTCGTTCAAGCACGtgatggaggcggcggcgatgaGCCGCGAGGGATCGGAGACCGACGGCGGCGAGCTGCCGCGATACACGAGCCTGAAGGACGTGATGTCGAGCCTGTCGCCGAGCGGAAACGCGGACATCGCGATCCGGAACGAGCTGGTGAAGCACGCGGCGTCGGCGTACGTGCTGTCGGCGACGATCATCAACCCGGGGCAGCGCGACGGCCAGAATTCGAGGATGAAGATGTGCTGCCTGTCGTGCTGGCACATCCACGTCGGATTGCCGTTGCAGGCGCTGTGTTGGCCCATCGTTCATTTTGTTTATCAAATTGTGCGTAGGGTTAGGAACGCTTTGAG GCCCATGAAATGA
- the LOC130987941 gene encoding protein BASIC PENTACYSTEINE2-like yields MDGNGNMNFRNWGFLEPPASSMKNQLGLQLITSMAEKPLFGGGGGGFRDHQNLHPSPVMSSINGGPFHHHRVGGISESHIPVDYWMNQSREKYLNVLPVNHQPAYYQSSYGVSPESSSAHSVQMPQQFNLQKAENVMSEMEEMCEEKDDGGCSSGGAVVVKKRGGSKVTNSTPKEKKPRTRTPRPPRDEPTPPSSRARIPKKRAEIVINGINMDISEIPIPVCSCTGAPQQCYRWGSGGWQSACCTTHMSEYPLPPSDKRRGARIAGRKMSIGAFKKVLEKLASEGYNFSSPIDLRSHWAKHGTNKFVTIR; encoded by the coding sequence ATGGATGGAAATGGGAATATGAATTTTAGGAATTGGGGGTTTCTTGAACCCCCAGCAAGTAGTATGAAGAACCAGCTTGGCCTTCAGTTAATAACTTCCATGGCTGAGAAGCCCCTctttggcggcggcggcggcggatttcGTGACCACCAGAACTTGCACCCGTCGCCGGTCATGTCATCTATCAATGGTGGGCCGTTTCATCACCATCGTGTTGGTGGTATTTCAGAATCCCACATTCCCGTCGACTATTGGATGAACCAGAGCCGGGAGAAGTACCTAAATGTATTACCTGTAAACCACCAACCTGCTTATTATCAATCGAGCTATGGGGTTTCGCCCGAGTCATCATCTGCTCATTCTGTCCAAATGCCTCAGCAGTTCAATTTACAGAAGGCTGAAAATGTGATGTCTGAGATGGAAGAGATGTGCGAGGAAAAAGATGATGGTGGTTGTAGCAGTGGTGGGGCAGTGGTAGTAAAGAAGAGAGGTGGCAGTAAGGTCACAAATTCTACCCCGAAAGAGAAGAAGCCGAGGACCAGGACTCCTCGACCTCCAAGGGATGAGCCCACTCCTCCATCCAGCCGGGCCAGGATACCAAAGAAGCGTGCCGAAATTGTTATTAATGGAATAAATATGGATATTTCAGAAATCCCTATACCGGTCTGCTCCTGCACTGGAGCACCTCAGCAGTGTTATAGATGGGGATCTGGTGGTTGGCAATCTGCTTGCTGTACAACTCACATGTCTGAGTATCCGTTGCCTCCGAGTGATAAGAGACGTGGTGCAAGGATAGCGGGACGGAAGATGAGTATTGGAGCTTTCAAAAAGGTCCTGGAAAAACTTGCATCGGAAGGCTATAACTTCTCTAGCCCAATTGATCTGAGGAGTCACTGGGCAAAACACGGTACAAATAAGTTTGTGACAATCCGATGA
- the LOC130987943 gene encoding protein PAM71-homolog, chloroplastic-like, which produces MQVLASQTPQILSSTTDKIARPLSGLITTLPFSPLVPGKITRSSSSLQYREAPRYAAGSRSIRSHALNVGAGSGSYDERQGNDSQSSSAEQHTETSSKIEKSPDRIPYLFPIAVVLCSCTLAFLLILLKNGPASVLPALAKSGFTAAFSLIFVSEIGDKTFFIAALLAMQYEKVLVLLGSVGALSLMTVLSVIIGRIFHSVPAQFQTTLPIGEYAAVTLLVFFGLKSIKDAWDLPSAAAKTGEPSNQESDEFAEAEELVKEKASKKLSNPLEVIWKSFSLVFFAEWGDRSMLATIALGAAQSPWGVASGAIIGHLMATSLAILGGAFLAKYISEKLVGYVGGVLFIVFGIATFFGAF; this is translated from the exons ATGCAAGTTTTGGCTTCTCAGACTCCCCAAATTTTATCATCAACCACCGACAAAATTGCTCGCCCGCTTTCTGGGTTGATTACCACACTGCCGTTTTCTCCTCTGGTGCCCGGGAAAATCACCAGATCATCTTCTTCGT TGCAATACAGAGAGGCACCAAGATATGCTGCGGGGAGCAGATCAATTAGATCACATGCTTTGAATGTGGGAGCTGGATCTGGTAGCTATGACGAGAGGCAGGGAAACGACAGCCAGAGCTCCTCTGCCGAACAACATACTGAAACTTCCTCAAAAAT TGAGAAATCTCCTGATCGAATTCCTTATCTTTTTCCTATTGCTGTTGTGCTGTGTTCATGCACTTTAGCATTCTTACTTATTCTTTTGAAGAATGGGCCTGCATCAGTCTTACCAGCGCTAGCAAAGTCAGGATTCACTGCAGCTTTCTCTTTGATATTTGTTTCtgagattggagacaag ACTTTCTTCATTGCTGCTCTCTTGGCCATGCAATATGAGAAAGTGCTG GTCCTTCTCGGGTCAGTGGGTGCACTGTCGCTTATGACTGTCCTATCCGTCATAATTGGTCGGATATTTCACTCAGTGCCTGCTCAATTTCAGACAA CTTTGCCGATTGGAGAGTATGCTGCCGTAACCCTTTTGGTGTTCTTTGGTCTTAAATCAATTAAAGATGCATGGGACCTTCCTTCTGCAGCAGCTAAAACCGGGGAGCCGAGCAATCAGGAATCTGACGAATTTGCTGAAGCTGAAGAGCTTGTGAAGGaaaag GCCTCAAAAAAACTATCAAATCCCCTTGAAGTTATTTGGAAGTCATTCAGCCTTGTATTTTTTGCT GAATGGGGAGATCGCTCAATGCTGGCAACGATAGCCCTCGGTGCAGCACAG TCTCCATGGGGAGTTGCAAGTGGAGCCATCATAGGACACCTGATGGCGACATCTCTTGCAATACTTGGAGGCGCGTTTCTTGCAAAATACATTTCCGAAAAGCTG GTCGGATATGTTGGTGGAGTTCTATTCATTGTTTTTGGGATCGCCACTTTTTTCGGAGCCTTTTAG
- the LOC130987944 gene encoding putative 3,4-dihydroxy-2-butanone kinase isoform X1 has protein sequence MDFHSKKLINDPNDVVTEFIEGLVETYPGLQYLDGFPDVKVVLRADVSGATYDKVAVISGGGSGHEPAHAGFVGEGMLTAAICGDVFASPPVDSILAGIRAVTGPSGCLLIVKNYTGDRLNFGLAAEQAKSEGYKVEMVIVGDDCALPPPRGIAGRRGLAGTILVHKIAGAAAASGLSLEEVAAEAKRASDMVGTMGVALSVCTLPGQVTPDRLGPGKMELGLGIHGEPGAAVADLQPVDIVVSHVLKQILSAETNYVPITRGSRVVLMINGLGATPLMELMIAAGKAVPGLQLEHGLAVERVYTGSFMTSLDMAGFSITVMKADQAILNRLDAPTRAPNWPVAVDGNHPPAKIPVPVPPSRSKKNDEVSSRPEQLSPLGHILEVAIEAAATAIINLKDNLNEWDSKVGDGDCGSTMSRGASAILEDMKKFYPLNDPAETVAEIGSSIRKVMGGTSGIIYDIFFKAAYAHLKANSHAGITALQWAGALEAAIAAVSKYGGAKAGYRTLLDALIPASSALKEKLASGEDPVEAFVFSAEAAVTGAESTKNMQAQAGRSSYVSADILASVADPGAMAAACWYRAGALALKSKFKG, from the exons ATGGATTTTCACAGCAAGAAACTCATTAATGACCCAAACG ACGTCGTGACAGAGTTCATTGAGGGTCTGGTTGAAACCTATCCTGGGTTGCAGTATTTGGATGGTTTCCCTGAT GTAAAAGTTGTATTACGTGCTGATGTTTCTGGTGCCACTTATGACAAAGTAGCCGTAATATCAG GAGGTGGAAGTGGTCATGAGCCTGCTCATGCTGGATTTGTTGGAGAGGGGATGCTTACTGCAGCAATCTGTGGGGATGTTTTTGCCTCCCCTCCTGTTGACTCCATTCTTGCA GGCATCAGAGCTGTGACTGGACCTTCAGGGTGCCTCCTGATTGTCAAG AATTACACTGGGGATCGCTTAAATTTTGGATTGGCAGCCGAGCAGGCTAAATCTGAAGGTTATAAAGTGGAG ATGGTAATTGTTGGTGATGACTGTGCTCTACCACCTCCGAGAGGCATAGCTGGGAGAAGAGGTTTAGCTGGAACTATTCTTGTTCATAAG ATTGCTGGAGCAGCAGCTGCTTCTGGTCTCTCTTTAGAAGAAGTTGCTGCTGAAGCTAAACGAGCATCAGATATGGTTGGCACAATGGGTGTCGCATTGTCAGTCTGCACATTGCCTGGTCAAGTGACTCCAGATCGTTTGGGCCCTGGCAAGATGGAGCTTGGCCTTGGAATT CATGGAGAACcaggtgctgctgtggctgacCTCCAACCTGTTGACATTGTGGTCTCTCATGTCCTAAAGCAAATATTGTCAGCG GAAACAAATTATGTTCCTATTACACGTGGTAGTAGAGTTGTACTGATGATTAATGG ATTAGGGGCCACTCCTCTTATGGAACTGATGATTGCTGCTGGAAAGGCTGTTCCTGGACTGCAGCTGGAACATGGACTGGCTGTTGAGAGAGTATACACCGGGTCATTTATGACTTCTCTCGACATGGCAG GATTTTCAATCACTGTGATGAAGGCAGACCAAGCAATTTTGAACCGGTTGGATGCCCCAACTAGGGCTCCAAATTGGCCTGTTGCTGTAGATG GTAACCACCCACCTGCAAAGATCCCTGTTCCTGTTCCACCATCTCGTTCTAAAAAGAATGATGAG GTATCGAGTCGGCCTGAACAGCTAAGTCCTCTGGGGCATATTCTTGAAGTGGCCATTGAAGCAGCAGCAACTGCAATTATCAATCTCAAGGACAATTTAAATGAATGGGACAGCAAAGTTGGTGATGGTGACTGTGGATCAACT ATGTCTAGAGGTGCTTCAGCCATTCTTGAAGACATGAAAAAGTT TTATCCTCTGAATGATCCTGCTGAGACTGTCGCTGAAATTGGATCTTCTATAAGAAAAGTCATGGGAGGAACAAGTGGCATCAT ATACGACATTTTCTTTAAGGCGGCTTATGCACACCTGAAGGCAAATAGTCATGCTGGCATCACAGCACTACAAT GGGCTGGTGCGCTTGAAGCTGCAATTGCTGCAGTCAGTAAATACGGTGGTGCCAAAGCAGGTTACCGGACTTTATTGGATGCTCTCATTCCAGCATCATCTGCCCTTAAAGAG AAATTGGCATCTGGAGAAGATCCTGTTGAGGCATTTGTTTTTTCCGCTGAAGCAGCTGTTACTGGTGCTGAGTCAACTAAAAACATGCAAGCACAG GCGGGGCGGTCATCATATGTGTCGGCTGATATTCTAGCATCGGTTGCAGACCCGGGAGCGATGGCTGCAGCGTGTTGGTACAGAGCCGGGGCGTTGGCTTTAAAGAGCAAGTTCAAGGGTTGA
- the LOC130987944 gene encoding putative 3,4-dihydroxy-2-butanone kinase isoform X2 — MDFHSKKLINDPNDVVTEFIEGLVETYPGLQYLDGFPDVKVVLRADVSGATYDKVAVISGGGSGHEPAHAGFVGEGMLTAAICGDVFASPPVDSILAGIRAVTGPSGCLLIVKNYTGDRLNFGLAAEQAKSEGYKVEMVIVGDDCALPPPRGIAGRRGLAGTILVHKIAGAAAASGLSLEEVAAEAKRASDMVGTMGVALSVCTLPGQVTPDRLGPGKMELGLGIHGEPGAAVADLQPVDIVVSHVLKQILSAETNYVPITRGSRVVLMINGLGATPLMELMIAAGKAVPGLQLEHGLAVERVYTGSFMTSLDMAGFSITVMKADQAILNRLDAPTRAPNWPVAVDGNHPPAKIPVPVPPSRSKKNDEVSSRPEQLSPLGHILEVAIEAAATAIINLKDNLNEWDSKVGDGDCGSTMSRGASAILEDMKNYPLNDPAETVAEIGSSIRKVMGGTSGIIYDIFFKAAYAHLKANSHAGITALQWAGALEAAIAAVSKYGGAKAGYRTLLDALIPASSALKEKLASGEDPVEAFVFSAEAAVTGAESTKNMQAQAGRSSYVSADILASVADPGAMAAACWYRAGALALKSKFKG; from the exons ATGGATTTTCACAGCAAGAAACTCATTAATGACCCAAACG ACGTCGTGACAGAGTTCATTGAGGGTCTGGTTGAAACCTATCCTGGGTTGCAGTATTTGGATGGTTTCCCTGAT GTAAAAGTTGTATTACGTGCTGATGTTTCTGGTGCCACTTATGACAAAGTAGCCGTAATATCAG GAGGTGGAAGTGGTCATGAGCCTGCTCATGCTGGATTTGTTGGAGAGGGGATGCTTACTGCAGCAATCTGTGGGGATGTTTTTGCCTCCCCTCCTGTTGACTCCATTCTTGCA GGCATCAGAGCTGTGACTGGACCTTCAGGGTGCCTCCTGATTGTCAAG AATTACACTGGGGATCGCTTAAATTTTGGATTGGCAGCCGAGCAGGCTAAATCTGAAGGTTATAAAGTGGAG ATGGTAATTGTTGGTGATGACTGTGCTCTACCACCTCCGAGAGGCATAGCTGGGAGAAGAGGTTTAGCTGGAACTATTCTTGTTCATAAG ATTGCTGGAGCAGCAGCTGCTTCTGGTCTCTCTTTAGAAGAAGTTGCTGCTGAAGCTAAACGAGCATCAGATATGGTTGGCACAATGGGTGTCGCATTGTCAGTCTGCACATTGCCTGGTCAAGTGACTCCAGATCGTTTGGGCCCTGGCAAGATGGAGCTTGGCCTTGGAATT CATGGAGAACcaggtgctgctgtggctgacCTCCAACCTGTTGACATTGTGGTCTCTCATGTCCTAAAGCAAATATTGTCAGCG GAAACAAATTATGTTCCTATTACACGTGGTAGTAGAGTTGTACTGATGATTAATGG ATTAGGGGCCACTCCTCTTATGGAACTGATGATTGCTGCTGGAAAGGCTGTTCCTGGACTGCAGCTGGAACATGGACTGGCTGTTGAGAGAGTATACACCGGGTCATTTATGACTTCTCTCGACATGGCAG GATTTTCAATCACTGTGATGAAGGCAGACCAAGCAATTTTGAACCGGTTGGATGCCCCAACTAGGGCTCCAAATTGGCCTGTTGCTGTAGATG GTAACCACCCACCTGCAAAGATCCCTGTTCCTGTTCCACCATCTCGTTCTAAAAAGAATGATGAG GTATCGAGTCGGCCTGAACAGCTAAGTCCTCTGGGGCATATTCTTGAAGTGGCCATTGAAGCAGCAGCAACTGCAATTATCAATCTCAAGGACAATTTAAATGAATGGGACAGCAAAGTTGGTGATGGTGACTGTGGATCAACT ATGTCTAGAGGTGCTTCAGCCATTCTTGAAGACATGAAAAA TTATCCTCTGAATGATCCTGCTGAGACTGTCGCTGAAATTGGATCTTCTATAAGAAAAGTCATGGGAGGAACAAGTGGCATCAT ATACGACATTTTCTTTAAGGCGGCTTATGCACACCTGAAGGCAAATAGTCATGCTGGCATCACAGCACTACAAT GGGCTGGTGCGCTTGAAGCTGCAATTGCTGCAGTCAGTAAATACGGTGGTGCCAAAGCAGGTTACCGGACTTTATTGGATGCTCTCATTCCAGCATCATCTGCCCTTAAAGAG AAATTGGCATCTGGAGAAGATCCTGTTGAGGCATTTGTTTTTTCCGCTGAAGCAGCTGTTACTGGTGCTGAGTCAACTAAAAACATGCAAGCACAG GCGGGGCGGTCATCATATGTGTCGGCTGATATTCTAGCATCGGTTGCAGACCCGGGAGCGATGGCTGCAGCGTGTTGGTACAGAGCCGGGGCGTTGGCTTTAAAGAGCAAGTTCAAGGGTTGA